In Papaver somniferum cultivar HN1 chromosome 1, ASM357369v1, whole genome shotgun sequence, a genomic segment contains:
- the LOC113357223 gene encoding paramyosin-like produces the protein MARKDEAKIKALSEDLQKEKDHSRKQSQKIEKLLTRCMQRQMSADEASSLLEDIRAEVVNLTTQNDIYVSENSILNEKAETLCLQVDRLSVECSRHEELNLHLHNDNLRLKSELQRVSNSLTTSGILYSSSISNYKKLEEDYDRVIKRKTELAATLRRSRNTVDGLNEEVDCLNKKVELLQAKLATSSRPKPAKSSPPIKPASFRGKGVIAIQSDKSTLKSPHGEGWDRMYHELCVQLEDSNLKVAKLDHLYSDVHKSDDRHKSQVLRITRERDEARGDVSRLNKEIESLNDNIDEIIDSSKKPQDEVVDPTNEELSLDDDEEPKVDTAKDNEGSKGASTSITEAGGEIPESTIINSDIPVAVLVLSSLVSD, from the exons ATGGCTAGGAAGGATGAAGCTAAAATCAAAGCTTTATCGGAGGACCTTCAGAAAGAAAAAGATCATTCTCGCAAGCAAAGCCAAAAGATAGAGAAGCTTTTGA CTCGATGCATGCAACGTCAAATGAGCGCCGACGAAGCTTCCTCCTTGCTGGAAGATATTCGCGCTGAGGTGGTGAACCTTACAACTCAAAATGATATTTATGTTTCTGAGAACTCCATCCTTAATGAAAAGGCCGAGACCCTTTGCTTGCAAGTGGACCGTCTGTCAGTTGAATGCTCCCGTCACGAGGAACTGAACCTCCATCTCCACAATGACAACCTGCGCCTTAAGTCAGAGCTTCAACGGGTCTCTAATTCTCTTACTACCTCGGGGATCCTCTATTCTTCGTCGATATCCAACTATAAGAAACTGGAGGAAGATTACGATCGAGTGATCAAAAGAAAAACCGAGCTCGCAGCTACTCTTCGTAGGTCTCGGAACACTGTGGATGGTCTAAACGAGGAGGTTGATTGTTTGAATAAAAAGGTGGAACTCTTGCAAGCTAAATTGGCCACTTCCTCTCGTCCAAAACCTGCGAAATCCTCTCCTCCGATCAAGCCTGCAAGTTTCCGTGGAAAAGGCGTTATCGCCATTCAGTCTGACAAGAGCACTTTGAAATCTCCTCATGGTGAAGGTTGGGATAGAATGTATCATGAGTTATGTGTTCAACTTGAAGATTCCAACCTCAAAGTTGCCAAGCTCGATCATCTATACTCTGATGTTCATA AATCAGATGATCGTCATAAGAGTCAGGTCCTTCGTATCACCAGGGAGAGAGATGAAGCTCGTGGTGACGTTTCTCGTCTTAATAAGGAGATTGAGAGTCTAAATGATAATATAGACGAGATCATCGATTCTTCCAAGAAG CCTCAGGATGAAGTTGTTGATCCTACCAACGAGGAATTGTCTCTTGATGACGACGAGGAACCAAAAGTTGACACCGCGAAGGACAATGAGGGGTCCAAGGGAGCTTCTACTAGCATTACCGAGGCAGGTGGCGAGATCCCTGAGTCAACCATCATCAATAGTGACATTCCTGTAGCAGTTTTAGTTTTGTCTTCTCTCGTCTCAGATTAG